The Phacochoerus africanus isolate WHEZ1 chromosome X, ROS_Pafr_v1, whole genome shotgun sequence genome has a segment encoding these proteins:
- the ASB12 gene encoding ankyrin repeat and SOCS box protein 12, with amino-acid sequence MDITKIFSLLQPDKEEEDTDTAEKQALNQAVYNNNSYTLDQLLRQERYKRFINSRSGWGVPGTPLRLAASYGHLSCLQVLLAHGADVDSLDVKAQTPLFTAVSHGHLDCVRVLLEAGACPGGSIYNNCSPVLTAARDGAVAILQELLGHGAEANVKAKLPVWSSNIASCSGPLYLAAVYGHLDCFRLLLLHGADPDYNCTDQHLLARVPRPRTLLEICLHHKCEPEYIQLLIDFGANVYLPSLSLDLNSQCDKGTALLLQARATPRSLISQARLAIRKALHQASQPQAIDKLDIPPMLISYLKHQL; translated from the exons ATGGACATCACCAAGATCTTCTCCCTCCTGCAGCCCgacaaggaggaggaggacactGACACAGCGGAGAAGCAGGCCCTCAATCAAGCAGTGTACAACAACAACTCCTATACCTTGGACCAGCTTTTGCGCCAGGAGCGATACAAACGATTCATCAATAGTAGGAGTGGCTGGGGTGTCCCTGGGACACCCTTGCGCTTGGCTGCTTCTTATGGCCACCTTAGCTGCTTGCAGGTCCTCCTGGCACATGGTGCTGACGTTGACAGCTTGGACGTCAAGGCACAGACACCACTTTTTACCGCCGTCAGTCATGGCCATCTGGACTGTGTGCGTGTGCTTTTGGAAGCTGGTGCCTGTCCTGGTGGTAGCATCTACAACAACTGCTCTCCTGTGCTCACAGCTGCCCGTGATGGTGCTGTTGCCATCTTGCAAGAGCTCCTGGGTCATGGTGCAGAGGCCAATGTCAAGGCAAAACTACCAGTCTGGTCATCAAACATAGCTTCATGTTCTGGCCCCCTCTATTTGGCTGCAGTCTATGGTCACCTTGACTGTTTCCGCCTGCTTTTGCTCCACGGAGCAGATCCTGACTATAACTGCACTGATCAACACCTGTTGGCTCGAGTCCCACGGCCCCGCACCCTCTTGGAAATTTGCCTCCACCATAAATGTGAGCCAGAGTATATCCAGCTGTTAATTGATTTTGGTGCTAACGTCTAccttccatctctctccctgGACCTGAACTCTCAATGTGATAAAGGCACTGCTTTGCTGCTACAGGCCCGAG CCACTCCACGGTCGCTAATATCACAGGCTCGTTTAGCTATCCGCAAAGCCCTGCACCAGGCCAGCCAGCCACAAGCCATAGACAAGCTGGATATTCCCCCCATGTTGATTAGCTACCTCAAACATCAACTGTAA